From one Pseudomonas fluorescens genomic stretch:
- the lapD gene encoding cyclic di-GMP receptor LapD, with product MSLFKQLLLAICLFLVVAFSGSFMVSLESSRSQYVNQLRSHAQDAATALALSLTPNIDDPAMVELMVSSIFDSGYYSSIKVIDTASNALLVERHAEPDANGVPAWFIRLIGLEAAGGDAIVSRGWQQAARVEVVSHPMFALAKLWQSALGSLGWLLLCGALSAVLGALLLRRQLKPLDYMVAQSHAIARREFLSLPDLPRTPELRRVVQAMNQMVEKLKALFKEQAERSEKLRVESYQDSLTGLANRRYFEMQLNALVSNLEEARPGYLLLLRVKDLVGLNQRLGGQRTDQLLQAVGQQLQRTCANYPETNNLITRSRGGEFAVLAPGLVHEEAIQLAQALEVTLQSLADTGASDVTPVACIGMAPYNPGDEPQALLKLADEALARAENQLEPGWVCLEQGTAPQAGDTHHAWHTLLDAALQQGRFQLFFQPVVACEAPERVLHYKVISRVLDAQGQAIAAGRFLPWLERFGWSARLDVLMLEQVLKHMHTHKEALALNLSAATLADPKALQRVYDLLGQNAVLGPRLTLEIGEEQLPEQAVLEQLTRRLRSLGFSLSLQRFGGRFSMIGNLAHLGLAYLKIDGSYIRAIDHERHKRLFIEAIQRAAHSIDLPLIAERVETEGELKVLREMGIQGVQGRLVGEPAPWR from the coding sequence ATGTCACTGTTCAAACAATTGCTGCTTGCCATCTGCCTGTTCCTGGTAGTCGCCTTCAGCGGCAGCTTCATGGTCAGCCTGGAGAGCTCGCGCAGCCAGTACGTCAACCAGCTGCGCTCGCATGCCCAGGACGCCGCCACGGCCCTGGCGCTGTCGCTGACGCCGAATATCGACGACCCGGCGATGGTTGAGCTGATGGTCAGCTCGATCTTCGACAGTGGTTACTATTCGAGCATCAAGGTCATCGATACGGCCTCCAACGCCTTGCTGGTCGAACGTCATGCCGAACCTGATGCCAACGGCGTGCCGGCCTGGTTCATCCGCCTGATCGGCCTGGAGGCCGCCGGCGGCGACGCCATCGTTAGCCGTGGCTGGCAGCAGGCGGCGCGGGTCGAGGTGGTCAGCCATCCGATGTTCGCCCTGGCCAAGCTCTGGCAGAGCGCCCTGGGCAGCCTCGGCTGGTTGCTGCTGTGTGGCGCCTTGAGCGCGGTGCTCGGCGCCTTGCTGCTGCGTCGCCAGCTCAAACCGCTGGATTACATGGTGGCGCAGTCCCACGCCATTGCCCGGCGTGAATTCCTCAGCCTGCCGGATTTGCCGCGTACCCCTGAGCTGCGCCGGGTAGTGCAGGCCATGAACCAGATGGTCGAGAAGCTCAAGGCGCTGTTCAAGGAGCAGGCCGAGCGCAGTGAAAAGCTGCGGGTCGAGTCGTACCAGGACAGCCTCACCGGTCTTGCCAACCGCCGTTATTTTGAAATGCAGCTCAACGCCCTGGTCAGCAACCTCGAGGAGGCGCGCCCGGGCTACCTGCTGTTGCTGCGGGTCAAGGACCTGGTCGGGCTTAACCAGCGCCTCGGTGGCCAGCGCACCGACCAGTTGCTGCAGGCGGTCGGTCAGCAGCTGCAACGTACCTGCGCCAACTACCCGGAAACCAACAACCTGATCACCCGTAGCCGCGGCGGCGAGTTCGCCGTGCTGGCGCCGGGGTTGGTGCATGAAGAGGCGATCCAGCTGGCCCAGGCCCTGGAAGTGACCCTGCAGAGCCTGGCCGACACCGGCGCCAGCGATGTGACCCCGGTCGCCTGCATCGGCATGGCCCCTTACAACCCGGGTGACGAGCCTCAGGCTTTGCTCAAGCTGGCCGACGAAGCCCTGGCCCGCGCCGAAAACCAACTGGAGCCGGGCTGGGTGTGCCTGGAGCAGGGCACCGCGCCGCAAGCCGGCGATACCCACCACGCCTGGCATACCCTGCTTGATGCTGCGCTGCAGCAAGGGCGTTTCCAGTTGTTCTTCCAGCCGGTGGTGGCCTGTGAAGCGCCGGAGCGCGTGCTGCATTACAAGGTGATCTCGCGGGTGCTCGATGCCCAGGGCCAGGCTATTGCCGCCGGGCGCTTCCTGCCGTGGCTGGAGCGCTTTGGCTGGTCGGCGCGGCTCGACGTGCTGATGCTCGAGCAAGTGCTCAAGCACATGCACACCCACAAGGAAGCGCTGGCCCTGAACCTGTCGGCAGCGACCTTGGCCGACCCCAAGGCGTTGCAGCGGGTCTATGACCTGCTCGGCCAGAATGCCGTTCTAGGCCCGCGTCTGACCCTGGAAATCGGTGAAGAGCAACTGCCGGAACAGGCCGTGCTTGAGCAACTCACGCGGCGCCTGCGCAGCCTTGGTTTCAGCCTCAGCCTGCAGCGTTTCGGCGGGCGTTTCAGCATGATCGGCAACCTGGCGCACCTGGGCCTGGCTTACCTGAAGATCGACGGCAGCTACATCCGCGCCATCGACCACGAACGGCACAAGCGCCTGTTCATTGAAGCGATCCAGCGCGCAGCGCACAGCATCGACTTGCCGCTGATTGCCGAGCGGGTCGAGACCGAAGGTGAGCTCAAGGTATTGCGCGAAATGGGCATTCAGGGCGTTCAGGGACGACTGGTCGGCGAGCCGGCACCCTGGCGTTGA
- the lapG gene encoding cysteine protease LapG: MAIRWAVQLTLRRLGLAVVLGCLLLGGLHADWDFSQISRRAQSLYGPLGPGQGRIDAWQNLLATQKQGSEAERLKVVNLFFNQQLRYVEDIDLWREVDYWATPVQSLIKGAGDCEDYAIAKYFSLRRLGVPAEKLRITYVKALRQNRAHMVLTYYSSPEAMPLVLDSLIDAIKPASQRPDLLPVYSFNGEGLWLTGAGGNKKVGDTKRLSRWQDLLKKMQAEGFPAEPAY; the protein is encoded by the coding sequence TTGGCGATACGTTGGGCTGTTCAATTGACCCTGCGCCGGCTTGGCCTGGCGGTGGTGCTCGGCTGCCTGTTGCTCGGCGGCCTGCACGCGGATTGGGATTTCTCCCAGATCAGCCGCCGTGCCCAGTCGTTGTATGGCCCGCTGGGGCCTGGCCAGGGCCGCATCGATGCCTGGCAGAATCTGTTGGCAACCCAGAAGCAGGGCAGCGAAGCCGAACGCCTGAAAGTGGTCAATCTGTTCTTCAACCAGCAGCTGCGTTATGTCGAAGACATCGACCTGTGGCGCGAAGTGGATTACTGGGCAACTCCGGTGCAGTCGTTGATCAAAGGGGCTGGCGACTGCGAAGACTATGCTATTGCCAAGTATTTCAGCCTGCGTCGGCTCGGGGTTCCTGCCGAAAAACTGCGTATTACCTACGTCAAGGCCCTGCGCCAAAACCGCGCGCACATGGTCCTGACCTATTATTCAAGCCCGGAGGCCATGCCGCTGGTACTCGACAGCCTGATCGATGCGATCAAGCCCGCCAGCCAGCGGCCCGACCTGTTGCCAGTGTATTCCTTCAACGGTGAAGGCCTGTGGCTGACCGGTGCGGGTGGCAACAAGAAAGTGGGCGACACCAAGCGCTTGTCGCGCTGGCAGGATCTATTGAAGAAGATGCAGGCCGAAGGCTTCCCCGCCGAGCCGGCTTACTGA
- a CDS encoding GntR family transcriptional regulator, giving the protein MAGKTRPLSEILGGEQVPPHLARSVIEERLRSAILDGRLPPGMALRQQELATLFGVSRMPVREALRQLEAQSLLQVVAHKGAVVAPLIGEDAVDTYALRVILESEALRQSIPLLDAEDIALARGYIAQLENETRHAEIGRLNRLFHMSLYSKASNQKLLRLIENELNEEERFLRFHLSSMGLGKLTQDDHIGLVDAANDKSVEDAIRILERHLNNGAKTIKAYLSRQSAE; this is encoded by the coding sequence GTGGCCGGAAAAACCAGACCCCTGAGCGAGATCCTGGGTGGCGAACAAGTACCGCCACACCTGGCGCGTAGCGTGATTGAAGAGCGGCTGCGCAGTGCCATCCTCGATGGCCGCCTGCCCCCTGGCATGGCCCTGCGCCAACAGGAGCTGGCTACCTTGTTCGGTGTCAGCCGCATGCCGGTACGCGAAGCCTTGCGCCAGCTGGAGGCACAATCGCTGTTGCAGGTGGTGGCGCACAAGGGTGCGGTGGTCGCACCACTGATCGGCGAAGACGCCGTAGACACCTATGCCTTGCGGGTCATTCTGGAATCTGAAGCGCTGCGTCAGTCGATTCCATTGCTCGATGCCGAGGACATTGCCCTGGCGCGCGGCTATATCGCCCAGCTGGAAAACGAGACCCGGCATGCCGAAATCGGCCGCCTGAACCGCTTGTTCCACATGAGCCTCTACAGCAAGGCGAGCAATCAGAAACTCTTGCGCCTGATTGAAAACGAGCTGAATGAAGAAGAACGCTTCCTGCGCTTTCACTTATCCTCGATGGGCCTGGGCAAGCTGACCCAGGACGATCACATCGGGCTGGTGGATGCCGCCAATGACAAGTCGGTTGAAGATGCCATCAGGATTCTCGAACGCCACCTGAACAACGGGGCGAAAACGATCAAGGCCTACCTGAGCCGACAATCGGCAGAGTGA
- a CDS encoding thioesterase domain-containing protein, with the protein MHAPTLQRRTVPGSAQPPQIRLICLACSQDHLSQYRAWSVALNDHIELVTVNVLAYGELTTSQPPYNNCALVASLVERLQVYLRKPHALFGQGAGAQLALALANHTEQLHPGQTRHLFVSTCDSPQATTGDESVAALKVPVTALYPSGYLPRMLGWHDFSSREIELIELPEEPGDDPMRNQRLIQIINTHLGLLSL; encoded by the coding sequence GTGCACGCTCCTACTCTTCAGCGCAGAACCGTACCAGGCTCTGCCCAGCCGCCCCAGATTCGCCTGATCTGCCTTGCCTGCAGCCAGGACCATCTGAGCCAGTACCGCGCCTGGTCGGTGGCGCTCAATGACCATATCGAACTGGTGACCGTCAACGTCCTGGCCTACGGCGAGCTGACAACGTCGCAACCCCCGTACAACAACTGCGCCCTGGTCGCGTCATTGGTCGAACGCCTGCAGGTGTACCTGCGCAAACCCCATGCGCTGTTCGGTCAGGGGGCAGGCGCGCAGCTGGCCTTGGCTCTCGCCAATCACACCGAGCAACTGCATCCAGGGCAGACCCGTCATCTGTTTGTCTCCACTTGCGACAGCCCGCAGGCGACCACGGGCGATGAATCGGTAGCCGCGCTCAAAGTACCCGTCACAGCCCTTTATCCGTCGGGTTATCTGCCGCGGATGCTGGGCTGGCATGACTTCAGCAGCCGCGAAATCGAGCTGATCGAACTCCCTGAGGAGCCCGGCGACGACCCGATGCGTAACCAGCGCCTGATCCAGATCATCAATACCCACCTGGGCCTGCTAAGCCTGTAA
- a CDS encoding DUF3050 domain-containing protein — MNTLTSLLIARKAELAAHPIFAEIDSLPVLQRFMETHVFAVWDFMSLTKRLQQELTCIQLPWLPPLDPHAARLINEIVLGEESDDRLGQGHYSHFELYLDAMREVGANTAAIERFVGLQRDGVGYASALQRAGASEAARQFVCHTLETALGAPAHSVAAAFLHGRESVIPGMFQRILDDWGITGEQAPTFRYYLQRHIEVDSEDHGPAAQALLERLVKGDPVQQRQVLEAAIAAVDSRIALWDRLRLSMRETVAEVSA; from the coding sequence ATGAATACTTTGACTTCGCTTCTTATCGCCCGCAAAGCCGAACTTGCCGCACACCCGATCTTTGCCGAAATAGATTCCTTGCCGGTATTGCAGCGGTTCATGGAAACCCATGTGTTTGCCGTCTGGGATTTCATGTCGCTGACCAAGCGACTGCAGCAGGAGCTGACCTGCATCCAGTTGCCCTGGCTGCCACCGCTTGATCCCCACGCCGCCCGTCTGATCAACGAGATCGTCCTCGGCGAAGAGTCCGACGACCGCCTGGGCCAGGGGCATTACAGTCATTTCGAGCTGTACCTGGACGCCATGCGCGAAGTCGGCGCCAACACGGCGGCGATCGAGCGCTTCGTCGGCCTGCAGCGTGACGGAGTGGGTTACGCCAGCGCCCTGCAACGCGCAGGCGCCAGCGAGGCGGCCCGCCAGTTCGTCTGCCATACCCTGGAGACTGCCCTTGGCGCACCGGCCCACAGTGTCGCTGCGGCCTTCCTGCATGGGCGCGAAAGCGTCATCCCAGGCATGTTCCAGCGCATCCTCGATGACTGGGGTATCACTGGCGAACAGGCGCCGACCTTCCGCTACTACCTGCAACGGCATATCGAGGTCGACTCCGAAGACCACGGCCCCGCCGCCCAAGCCCTGCTCGAACGACTGGTCAAAGGCGACCCGGTGCAGCAGCGCCAGGTGCTGGAAGCCGCCATCGCCGCCGTCGACAGCCGTATCGCCCTGTGGGACCGGCTACGCCTGTCGATGCGCGAAACCGTCGCGGAGGTCAGTGCATGA